A region of Massilia sp. KIM DNA encodes the following proteins:
- a CDS encoding ATP-binding cassette domain-containing protein, which produces MIRFQNVSLMRGTKPLLEDADLTLNPGDKIGLIGANGAGKSSLFAMLRGELHPDQGAIDFPAKWRMAYVAQETPALDRPALEYAIDGDANLRRLQAELEELEAHPDQDASGMRLGELHGLLSDADAYTVRSRAEQLLLGLGFSLEQMNQPVASFSGGWRMRLNLAQALMCPSDLLLLDEPTNHLDLDAIIWLEDWLKRYPGTLIIISHDRDFLDGIVNVIVHIDERKLKRYSGNYSGFERQRAAHLTLAAAAFEKQQRQRAHLESFINRFKAKATKARQAQSRMKALAKMEELAPLRAAAEFSFEFREPLSAPNPLLVMEDVNAGYPILDGHGDKVGGKTIVQRVNFSLQIGQRIGLLGVNGAGKSTLVKTIAGELAPLDGRATLGKGLSIGYFAQHQVEMLRHDESPLWHLAKIAPNVREQELRNFLGSFNFPGEMVTSPIAPFSGGEKARLALALIVWQRPNLLLLDEPTNHLDLETREALTMALAQFEGTLVLVSHDRHLLRATTDQFIIVADGKLQPFDGDLDDYKEWLFQTKLGKGTDTLPAPTGAREAKGEAKVDARADGKAVPQAAAPAVDRKEQKRQEAEERQRLAALRKPIENRIKRLEEQMAKLNAKKAEIDAQLLDPVIYEAGNKDKLKTLVADQAFASRDLEQLEVEWLELQEQLEGLAA; this is translated from the coding sequence ATGATCCGATTCCAGAACGTCAGCCTGATGCGCGGCACCAAGCCGCTGCTCGAAGACGCCGACCTGACCCTCAATCCCGGCGACAAGATCGGCCTGATCGGCGCCAACGGCGCCGGCAAATCGAGCCTGTTCGCCATGCTGCGCGGCGAACTGCATCCGGACCAGGGCGCGATCGACTTCCCGGCCAAGTGGCGCATGGCCTACGTGGCCCAGGAGACCCCGGCCCTGGACCGCCCGGCGCTGGAATACGCGATCGACGGCGACGCCAACCTGCGCCGCCTGCAGGCCGAACTGGAGGAACTCGAAGCCCACCCGGACCAGGACGCCAGCGGCATGCGCCTGGGCGAGCTGCACGGCCTGCTGTCCGACGCCGACGCCTACACGGTGCGCTCGCGCGCCGAGCAGTTGCTGCTGGGCCTGGGCTTCTCGCTGGAGCAGATGAACCAGCCGGTGGCCAGCTTCTCGGGCGGCTGGCGCATGCGCCTGAACCTGGCGCAAGCCCTGATGTGCCCCTCCGACCTGCTGCTGCTGGACGAACCGACCAACCACCTGGACCTCGACGCCATCATCTGGCTGGAGGACTGGCTCAAGCGCTACCCGGGCACCCTGATCATCATCTCGCACGACCGCGATTTCCTGGACGGGATCGTGAACGTGATCGTGCACATCGACGAGCGCAAGCTCAAGCGCTACTCGGGCAATTATTCGGGCTTCGAGCGCCAGCGCGCCGCCCACCTGACCCTGGCCGCGGCGGCGTTTGAAAAGCAGCAGCGCCAGCGCGCCCACCTGGAATCCTTCATCAACCGCTTCAAGGCCAAGGCCACCAAGGCGCGCCAGGCCCAGAGCCGCATGAAGGCCCTGGCCAAGATGGAAGAGCTGGCCCCGCTGCGCGCCGCCGCCGAGTTCTCCTTCGAGTTCCGCGAGCCGCTGTCGGCGCCCAACCCGCTGCTGGTGATGGAGGACGTGAACGCCGGCTATCCCATCCTCGACGGCCATGGCGACAAGGTGGGCGGCAAGACCATCGTGCAGCGCGTGAACTTCTCGCTCCAGATCGGCCAGCGCATCGGCCTGCTGGGCGTGAACGGCGCGGGTAAATCGACCCTGGTCAAGACCATCGCCGGCGAGCTTGCCCCGCTGGACGGCCGCGCCACCCTCGGCAAGGGCCTGTCGATCGGCTATTTTGCCCAGCACCAGGTGGAGATGCTGCGCCACGACGAGTCGCCGCTGTGGCATCTGGCCAAGATCGCGCCCAACGTGCGCGAGCAGGAGCTGCGCAACTTCCTCGGCAGCTTCAATTTCCCGGGCGAGATGGTTACCAGCCCGATCGCGCCCTTCTCGGGCGGCGAGAAGGCGCGCCTGGCCCTGGCCCTGATCGTGTGGCAGCGCCCCAACCTGCTGCTGCTGGACGAACCGACCAACCACCTGGACCTGGAGACCCGCGAGGCCCTGACCATGGCGCTGGCCCAGTTCGAAGGCACCCTGGTGCTGGTCTCCCACGACCGCCACCTGCTGCGCGCCACCACCGACCAGTTCATCATCGTGGCCGACGGCAAGCTCCAGCCCTTCGACGGCGACCTGGACGACTACAAGGAATGGCTGTTCCAGACCAAGCTGGGCAAGGGCACCGACACCCTGCCGGCGCCGACCGGCGCGCGCGAGGCCAAGGGCGAAGCCAAGGTGGATGCCAGGGCGGACGGCAAGGCCGTCCCCCAAGCCGCCGCGCCCGCCGTCGACCGCAAGGAGCAGAAGCGCCAGGAAGCCGAGGAGCGCCAGCGCCTGGCCGCCCTGCGCAAGCCCATCGAGAACCGCATCAAGCGCCTCGAGGAACAGATGGCCAAGCTCAATGCGAAGAAGGCCGAGATCGACGCCCAGCTGCTCGACCCCGTGATCTACGAGGCCGGGAACAAAGACAAGCTCAAGACCCTGGTGGCCGACCAGGCCTTCGCCAGCCGCGACCTCGAACAGCTCGAGGTGGAATGGCTGGAGCTGCAGGAGCAGCTCGAAGGCCTGGCCGCCTGA